The genomic region GACCAGGATTTATGGGTAATTTTCCTGAAACAAAAGTAAATTATACCATGTTGGGAGCTAATTCCTACTTTTCATTTTTTAAACACTTCGGAATTAATGCCGGGTTTGGAACTATTGTTGATGGTAGAAATATAGGAGAGTCATCTTTCTTTACCACTGCTCTTGTTTATAACTATTAGAAAAAAACCAAATGAAAATCAACAAAGTAGTATACTTAGCTTCAATAATTTTTATAGCTTTTAGCTTTACACCCACCCTAGCCCAGAAACCAGATTCGTCGGTTTGGAATGCACTTCTTCAGGAAAATGTTTCTGAAGAAGGGATGGTTTCCTATAAAAGTTTCAATAGTGAAGAATTGGATCTTTACCTTAAGGAGCTCAAAAAATATCCGCCCAAAGATTCTTGGAGCAAAAAAGAAAAATTATCATACTGGATCAATGCTTACAATGCTTTCACCATAAAATTGATATTGGATAATTATCCCCTAAAAAGTATAAAAGACATAAAAGATCCTTGGGACAAACAGTTTATTGAAATTGATAGAGAACGGTTTTCGCTGAACCATATCGAACACGAAATACTACGGAAGATGGATGAACCCCGCATTCACTTTGCCATTAATTGCGCGTCTATCTCCTGCCCTAAACTTCTCAATCAAGCTTTTATTCCGAGTAAGTTAGACGAACAGCTGGAAACGGTAACCCGGGAATTCATTAACGACACCGCTAAGAATGAGCTATCACATGAAAAAATTGAAATCTCTGCACTATTTAAATGGTTTCGGGAAGATTTTGAAAAAAAACAAACCCTTATAGGATTTTTAAACAAGTACAGCAAAGTAACTATCGATAAAAATGCTGAAATAACCTACAAACCCTATAATTGGAATTTGAATGGTAAATGAATTAATTTTGTAA from Galbibacter sp. BG1 harbors:
- a CDS encoding DUF547 domain-containing protein, which gives rise to MKINKVVYLASIIFIAFSFTPTLAQKPDSSVWNALLQENVSEEGMVSYKSFNSEELDLYLKELKKYPPKDSWSKKEKLSYWINAYNAFTIKLILDNYPLKSIKDIKDPWDKQFIEIDRERFSLNHIEHEILRKMDEPRIHFAINCASISCPKLLNQAFIPSKLDEQLETVTREFINDTAKNELSHEKIEISALFKWFREDFEKKQTLIGFLNKYSKVTIDKNAEITYKPYNWNLNGK